In Miniphocaeibacter halophilus, the following proteins share a genomic window:
- the nuoF gene encoding NADH-quinone oxidoreductase subunit NuoF, protein MKKEILICGGTGCTSSKSLELLDEMKKLIVEYGLEEKCSAHITGCLGFCEKGPIVKIFPKDTFYTKVQPEDAREIIETDIIKDELVNRLLYKLPGTEEEIPSQDDIPFYKKQLRIALRNCGIINPEVIEEYIGYGGYLALGKCLEEYSREEVIDIIKDSGLRGRGGGGFPTGLKWEFTKNSESDEKYVICNADEGDPGAFMDRSILEGDPHSVIEAMAIAAYVIGAKQGYVYIRAEYPLAIERLGKAIEQAREIGILGDNILGTDFSFNLGMKFGAGAFVCGEETALINSVEGQRGEPNPKPPFPSTSGLYGKPTLINNVETYANIPVIISKGAEWFNSVGTEKSKGTKVFALAGKVNNIGLVEVPMGTTLREILYDIGGGIQKGREFKAVQTGGPSGGCITAEDLDTPIDYDSLVAKGSMMGSGGMIVMDEDNCMVDIAKFYLEFTLDESCGKCTPCRIGNKRLYEILCKISDGKATEEDLDNLEDLSNIIKDTSLCALGQSAPNPVLSTIKSFRKEYEEHVLNHKCPAKICTSLLEYKITDDCIGCTKCAKICPAKCITGAVREVHVIDNTKCIKCGACFNGCPVHAIVKE, encoded by the coding sequence ATGAAAAAAGAAATTTTAATATGTGGAGGAACAGGATGTACTTCATCTAAGAGTTTAGAACTGTTAGATGAAATGAAAAAACTAATTGTAGAATATGGTTTAGAAGAAAAATGTTCAGCACATATTACAGGTTGTCTAGGTTTTTGTGAAAAAGGACCAATAGTAAAAATATTTCCAAAGGATACTTTTTATACTAAAGTTCAACCTGAAGATGCTAGGGAAATTATAGAAACAGATATTATAAAAGATGAGTTAGTAAATAGATTATTATATAAATTACCGGGAACGGAAGAGGAAATACCTTCTCAAGACGATATACCATTTTATAAAAAACAACTTAGAATTGCACTTAGAAACTGCGGAATTATAAATCCTGAAGTTATAGAGGAATACATCGGCTATGGAGGTTATTTAGCTTTAGGTAAATGTTTAGAAGAATATTCCAGAGAGGAAGTAATAGATATAATTAAAGATTCCGGCTTAAGAGGTAGGGGAGGCGGTGGCTTTCCAACAGGTCTTAAATGGGAATTTACAAAAAATTCCGAATCTGATGAAAAATATGTAATATGTAATGCTGACGAGGGAGATCCTGGAGCTTTTATGGATAGATCCATTTTAGAAGGGGACCCTCATTCAGTTATTGAAGCAATGGCAATAGCAGCTTATGTAATTGGAGCTAAACAAGGATATGTATATATAAGAGCAGAATATCCTCTAGCTATTGAACGACTTGGTAAAGCCATTGAACAGGCTAGGGAAATTGGAATATTGGGAGACAATATTTTAGGAACCGACTTTTCTTTTAATTTGGGTATGAAATTTGGAGCTGGTGCTTTTGTTTGTGGAGAGGAAACTGCACTAATTAATTCGGTTGAAGGACAAAGAGGAGAACCTAATCCAAAACCACCTTTTCCATCTACTTCAGGTTTATATGGAAAACCTACCTTAATTAATAATGTTGAAACTTATGCAAATATACCTGTAATTATTTCAAAAGGAGCAGAGTGGTTTAATTCTGTTGGTACAGAGAAATCCAAAGGTACTAAAGTTTTTGCATTAGCAGGAAAAGTTAACAATATAGGTTTAGTTGAAGTTCCAATGGGAACTACTCTAAGGGAAATACTATACGATATTGGTGGAGGAATTCAAAAAGGAAGGGAATTTAAGGCGGTACAAACAGGAGGGCCATCAGGTGGATGTATAACTGCAGAAGATTTAGACACACCTATTGACTATGATTCATTAGTTGCTAAGGGATCAATGATGGGGTCAGGTGGAATGATTGTTATGGATGAAGACAACTGTATGGTTGATATAGCTAAATTTTATCTTGAATTTACCTTAGATGAATCCTGTGGAAAATGTACTCCTTGTAGAATTGGAAATAAAAGACTATATGAGATTTTATGTAAAATATCAGATGGAAAAGCAACAGAGGAAGATTTAGACAATCTTGAAGATTTATCCAATATAATAAAAGATACTTCTCTATGTGCTTTAGGACAATCTGCACCAAATCCGGTATTGTCTACAATAAAAAGCTTTAGGAAAGAATATGAAGAACATGTGCTAAATCATAAGTGTCCTGCAAAAATTTGTACTAGTTTGTTGGAATATAAAATTACAGATGATTGTATAGGATGTACAAAATGTGCAAAAATATGTCCTGCTAAATGTATTACAGGAGCAGTAAGGGAAGTTCATGTTATTGATAATACAAAATGTATTAAATGTGGAGCATGTTTTAATGGTTGTCCAGTTCATGCCATAGTAAAGGAGTAA
- a CDS encoding GNAT family N-acetyltransferase, with protein sequence MSNKELEMKEIGVDYLDQYNQLLKYVFQVTESELTQSGWEEEEDFIRAKAPNLEKADAIGWFDKGNLISQVIVYPMKVRIFNHTFNMGGLTGVGTYPEYTGNGLMHELLFKALSRMREKKQFISYLYPYSIPYYRRKGWEIVSDKITYEIKDYQLPKNDSILGKVRRVDPKGEEIKTVYNKFSNVTHGALIRDDISWNEYWLWENEDIMTAVYYNEKDKLEGYLVYWISDEIFYIKEMIFLNENARKGLWNFVSAHFSMIKKVIGNTYTDEPLSFLFEDADIKESISPYFMARIVDFEKFIEEFPFKKDNVDKEWIFKLEDPLLSWNEGVFHLYISKEGKGKARLVSEKTKDKIDIQTMTTMLLGYKRPDYLYRIGRIECSMKTINDLEDSIEKQVPYFSDYF encoded by the coding sequence ATGAGCAATAAAGAATTGGAAATGAAAGAAATAGGAGTTGACTACCTGGATCAATATAATCAATTATTAAAATATGTTTTTCAAGTTACAGAAAGTGAATTAACACAGTCTGGTTGGGAGGAAGAAGAGGATTTTATTAGGGCCAAGGCACCAAATTTAGAAAAAGCAGATGCAATAGGTTGGTTTGACAAAGGTAATCTTATATCCCAGGTAATTGTTTATCCTATGAAAGTAAGGATTTTTAATCATACATTTAATATGGGTGGGCTTACTGGAGTTGGAACTTATCCTGAATATACAGGAAATGGATTAATGCATGAATTACTTTTTAAAGCACTGTCTCGAATGAGGGAAAAAAAGCAATTTATATCCTACTTATATCCTTATTCTATCCCCTATTATAGAAGAAAGGGTTGGGAGATTGTTTCTGACAAAATCACATACGAAATTAAGGACTATCAACTGCCTAAAAACGACTCAATTCTAGGAAAAGTTAGAAGAGTTGATCCTAAGGGTGAAGAAATAAAAACAGTTTATAATAAATTTTCCAATGTAACTCATGGAGCTTTAATACGTGATGATATTTCATGGAATGAATATTGGCTATGGGAAAATGAAGATATAATGACAGCTGTTTATTATAATGAAAAAGATAAGTTAGAAGGTTATTTAGTATATTGGATTTCTGACGAAATATTTTATATTAAAGAAATGATTTTTCTAAATGAAAACGCAAGAAAAGGACTTTGGAACTTTGTTAGTGCACATTTTTCTATGATAAAAAAGGTTATAGGAAATACCTATACAGATGAACCTCTTTCATTTTTATTTGAAGATGCAGATATTAAAGAAAGTATTTCTCCATATTTTATGGCTAGAATTGTTGATTTTGAAAAATTTATTGAAGAATTTCCTTTTAAAAAGGATAATGTAGATAAAGAATGGATTTTCAAACTGGAAGATCCCTTGCTTTCATGGAATGAAGGGGTATTTCATCTTTATATTAGCAAGGAAGGAAAGGGAAAGGCTAGACTTGTATCTGAAAAAACAAAGGATAAGATAGATATACAAACAATGACAACTATGCTTTTAGGTTATAAAAGACCGGACTATCTATATAGAATAGGACGAATAGAATGCAGTATGAAAACAATTAATGATTTAGAGGATTCAATAGAAAAACAAGTACCATATTTTTCGGATTATTTTTAA
- a CDS encoding complex I 24 kDa subunit family protein has product MDYNYDIEQDMDKLRDYIDYLRIIKNEPGAVMPALQRAQQDYGFIPEAIVDIIALELGIHTSEIYGVATFYSQFRFEPKGEIDIAVCTGTACYVKGANDILTELTNLLGIKNGETSKDGKYSIEGIRCIGACGLAPVIKVNGDIYGNVSSKDIDKILKKYR; this is encoded by the coding sequence ATGGATTACAATTATGATATTGAACAAGATATGGATAAGTTAAGAGATTATATTGACTATTTAAGAATAATTAAAAATGAACCAGGTGCAGTTATGCCTGCATTGCAAAGAGCACAACAGGATTATGGATTTATTCCAGAAGCTATAGTGGATATAATTGCTTTAGAATTAGGAATTCATACATCGGAAATATATGGAGTTGCAACTTTTTATTCTCAATTTAGATTTGAGCCAAAGGGAGAAATAGACATAGCGGTTTGTACAGGAACAGCTTGCTATGTAAAAGGTGCAAATGATATTTTAACTGAACTTACAAATTTATTAGGAATAAAAAATGGAGAAACCAGTAAGGACGGAAAATATTCCATTGAAGGAATTAGATGTATTGGGGCTTGTGGCTTAGCACCGGTAATAAAAGTAAATGGCGATATTTACGGAAATGTTTCATCTAAAGACATCGACAAAATTTTAAAAAAATATAGATAA
- a CDS encoding NADH-dependent [FeFe] hydrogenase, group A6: protein MKMVNVIINGHNIAVEEGTTILSAAKRLKIKIPTLCHLSLHEIDLENKRASCRVCMVEVVNTGKLVAACATPVFEGMEIKTESARAIKARRAIVELLLSNHPTDCLVCAKNMNCELQKLASDLGIRKIHYKGERSKYPVDVDSLSIMRDPNKCILCKRCETVCNNTQTVGALATIGRGFNTYVGSTFDKSMYNTTCTFCGQCVAVCPTGALTEINNIGKLWRLLHDDSKHVIVQTAPAIRVAIGEEFGFEAGTDLTGKMVTALKNLGFDRVFDTNFAADLTVMEEANEFANRLKNGGKLPILTSCCPSWVNFMEQQFPDMLDIPSTCKSPHEMFGTIAKTYYAKKMNINPEDIVVVSVMPCVAKKYESARPELMNEGKKDVDVVITTRELAIMLKEAGISFDLLEEDEFDNIMGESSGAGAIFGSTGGVIEATVRTAYEWLTGQPLGYMEFTELRGIRGIKTTEIDINGRLIRIAVANGLGNTRRLLDKIRKGEEHFDAIEVMACPGGCIGGAGQPYHYGDLTILRKRAEGIYKVDRDKNIRKAHENPMIKKLYDEFLESPGSEKAEELLHTSYRPKPRL from the coding sequence ATGAAAATGGTAAATGTTATTATAAATGGTCATAATATTGCAGTTGAAGAAGGTACTACAATTTTATCAGCAGCAAAAAGACTTAAAATAAAAATACCTACTTTATGTCATTTAAGTTTACATGAAATAGATTTAGAAAATAAAAGAGCATCTTGTAGGGTTTGTATGGTTGAAGTTGTAAATACAGGAAAATTAGTTGCTGCTTGTGCTACTCCGGTATTTGAAGGTATGGAAATTAAAACAGAATCTGCAAGGGCTATAAAAGCTAGAAGAGCTATTGTGGAATTATTACTTTCAAATCATCCAACGGATTGTTTAGTATGTGCTAAAAATATGAACTGTGAGCTACAAAAGCTAGCATCTGATTTAGGAATAAGAAAAATTCATTATAAGGGTGAAAGAAGTAAATATCCGGTAGATGTAGACAGTCTTTCCATAATGAGAGATCCAAATAAATGTATTCTTTGTAAAAGATGTGAGACAGTTTGTAATAATACACAAACTGTAGGAGCATTAGCCACAATAGGTAGGGGATTTAATACATATGTAGGCTCTACATTTGATAAATCAATGTACAATACAACCTGTACTTTCTGTGGACAATGTGTTGCAGTATGTCCAACAGGAGCTTTAACTGAAATAAATAATATAGGAAAATTATGGAGATTATTACATGATGATAGTAAGCATGTAATAGTACAAACAGCTCCGGCAATAAGGGTAGCTATAGGAGAAGAGTTTGGATTTGAAGCAGGAACGGATTTAACAGGTAAGATGGTAACTGCTTTAAAAAACTTAGGTTTTGATAGAGTTTTTGATACGAATTTTGCAGCTGATTTAACAGTAATGGAAGAAGCCAACGAATTTGCAAATAGACTTAAAAATGGTGGTAAATTACCAATATTAACAAGTTGTTGTCCTTCTTGGGTAAACTTTATGGAACAACAATTTCCAGATATGTTAGACATACCTTCTACATGTAAGTCACCACATGAAATGTTTGGAACCATAGCCAAAACTTACTATGCTAAAAAAATGAATATTAATCCAGAGGATATTGTAGTTGTATCTGTTATGCCTTGTGTTGCTAAAAAATATGAATCTGCAAGACCTGAACTTATGAACGAAGGTAAAAAAGATGTAGATGTGGTAATTACTACAAGAGAATTGGCGATTATGCTAAAAGAAGCGGGAATAAGTTTTGATTTATTAGAAGAGGATGAATTTGATAATATAATGGGAGAATCATCCGGTGCAGGAGCTATATTCGGCTCAACAGGAGGAGTAATAGAAGCTACTGTTAGAACTGCTTATGAATGGTTAACAGGACAACCTTTAGGTTATATGGAATTTACTGAATTAAGAGGAATCAGAGGAATTAAAACAACAGAAATAGATATAAATGGAAGGCTCATAAGAATTGCTGTAGCAAATGGCTTAGGTAATACTAGAAGACTCCTAGATAAAATCCGTAAAGGTGAAGAGCATTTTGATGCAATAGAAGTTATGGCGTGTCCTGGAGGATGTATTGGTGGAGCCGGTCAACCATACCACTATGGAGATTTAACCATATTAAGAAAAAGAGCAGAGGGAATATACAAGGTAGATAGGGATAAAAATATAAGAAAAGCTCATGAAAATCCTATGATAAAAAAATTATATGATGAATTTTTAGAAAGTCCAGGTTCAGAAAAAGCCGAAGAATTACTTCATACATCATATAGACCTAAACCTAGATTATAA
- the rbr gene encoding rubrerythrin: protein MMSLKGTKTAKNLMISFAGESQANMRYTYYASTAKKEGYVQISNIFEETARNEKEHAKRFFKFLNEDLKDETIQVDWNYPVELGTTAENLLAAANGEHEEFVEMYPGFADIAEEEGFKEIAYVWREIAEVEDRHERRFRKLLANIENNEVFEKEEVVEWKCNNCGYIHTGKTAPTKCPACDHPQAHFEVFKETY from the coding sequence ATTATGAGTTTAAAGGGAACAAAGACAGCTAAGAATTTAATGATTTCATTTGCAGGAGAATCTCAAGCTAATATGAGATATACATACTACGCTTCTACAGCTAAAAAGGAAGGATATGTACAAATATCTAATATTTTTGAAGAAACTGCAAGAAATGAAAAAGAACATGCTAAAAGATTTTTCAAATTTTTAAATGAGGATTTAAAAGACGAAACTATTCAAGTAGATTGGAACTATCCAGTAGAATTGGGAACTACTGCAGAAAATTTACTTGCTGCAGCAAATGGAGAACATGAAGAGTTTGTAGAAATGTATCCAGGATTTGCAGACATAGCAGAAGAAGAAGGATTTAAAGAAATAGCTTATGTATGGAGAGAAATTGCAGAAGTAGAGGACAGACACGAAAGAAGATTTAGAAAACTACTAGCAAATATTGAAAATAACGAAGTTTTCGAAAAAGAAGAAGTAGTTGAATGGAAATGTAATAACTGTGGATATATACACACAGGAAAAACAGCTCCTACTAAATGTCCGGCATGTGATCATCCACAAGCTCATTTTGAAGTTTTTAAAGAAACATATTAA